A genomic region of Leptolyngbya sp. NIES-2104 contains the following coding sequences:
- a CDS encoding metal ABC transporter permease: MDLVLAATDINTDLMNLLQYPFMQRAIVAGVLMGLLCGFLGSFVALRQLSFFSHAVGHAALVGVAIGVLIQVEPTWTLLPFTLLFGVAVLYLIDQTDLWSDSILNIVLSGALAIGVILTTFIKGYRGNLINILFGDILAVTWTDISLTALLLVVSVSVLLATLRQQILLTLNQAVAKVQGVSIQFHRYLFVVLLSLTVAVAIKAIGILLVNAFLVIPAATAKLLSHQFKPYLGWSVAIGGLSSIVGMLVSGALNFPSGPSIVLVQFCLFLIVFIVAKLVSRMRITEPKSSQY; the protein is encoded by the coding sequence ATGGATCTGGTTTTAGCCGCTACCGACATCAACACTGATTTGATGAATTTATTGCAGTATCCTTTCATGCAAAGAGCGATCGTTGCAGGCGTTCTGATGGGGTTACTGTGCGGCTTTTTGGGTAGTTTTGTAGCACTGCGGCAGTTGTCGTTCTTTTCTCATGCGGTCGGACATGCGGCACTGGTTGGAGTCGCGATCGGTGTTCTGATTCAAGTCGAACCAACCTGGACATTGCTACCTTTCACGCTTTTATTTGGGGTCGCTGTTCTTTACTTGATCGATCAAACTGATCTTTGGAGTGACAGCATTCTCAATATTGTCTTGTCTGGGGCATTAGCGATCGGGGTAATTCTCACAACTTTTATCAAAGGCTATCGTGGCAATTTAATTAACATTCTGTTCGGTGATATTCTTGCGGTGACTTGGACAGATATTTCACTGACCGCATTGCTTTTAGTTGTTAGCGTTTCCGTTTTGCTTGCAACGCTACGCCAGCAAATTCTATTAACGCTGAATCAAGCGGTTGCGAAAGTTCAAGGGGTTTCGATTCAGTTTCATCGTTATTTGTTTGTGGTGTTGCTGTCGTTAACGGTGGCGGTGGCGATTAAAGCGATCGGCATTCTTCTAGTCAATGCCTTTCTCGTGATTCCCGCTGCGACTGCGAAACTATTGAGTCATCAATTCAAACCTTATCTAGGCTGGTCAGTTGCGATCGGCGGTCTAAGCAGCATTGTCGGAATGCTTGTCTCTGGTGCGCTCAATTTTCCATCGGGTCCGAGTATCGTTCTCGTTCAGTTCTGCCTGTTTCTAATCGTGTTTATCGTGGCGAAATTGGTTTCAAGAATGAGAATCACCGAGCCGAAATCATCCCAGTACTAA
- a CDS encoding sugar transferase has protein sequence MTADSQFVPGKRIRSIFKRGKPFILNTWDALDGDFAKRLFDIVFSLSVLILFSPIYLILALLIALSSPGPIFYVQERVGKNFKRFGCIKFRTMVRNADELLLDLMNSSPQMRHEFETNFKLKYDPRITWIGRFLRITSLDEFPQFWNVLVGDMSVVGPRPLVVEELPKYGSHIETVLTIRPGITGLWQVSGRNDIPYPQRIRIDVYYASFRNFWLDLWIVFKTIGVVIFPKNNGAY, from the coding sequence ATGACTGCCGATAGCCAATTTGTCCCCGGCAAGCGGATTCGGTCGATCTTCAAGCGCGGAAAACCCTTTATTCTCAATACTTGGGATGCGCTTGACGGCGATTTTGCCAAACGTCTATTCGATATTGTGTTTTCGCTCTCCGTTCTCATTCTTTTTTCTCCGATTTACTTAATTTTGGCACTGCTGATTGCCCTGAGTTCTCCAGGTCCAATCTTCTACGTGCAGGAACGGGTCGGAAAAAATTTCAAACGCTTTGGCTGCATCAAGTTCAGAACAATGGTGCGAAATGCAGACGAGCTGCTGCTCGATCTGATGAATTCTTCACCTCAAATGCGTCACGAATTTGAAACGAATTTCAAACTGAAATACGATCCCCGAATTACCTGGATCGGTCGCTTCTTGCGAATTACCAGCCTAGACGAGTTTCCCCAATTCTGGAACGTCCTTGTGGGTGATATGAGCGTCGTCGGACCTCGACCGCTCGTCGTCGAAGAACTGCCGAAGTACGGGAGCCACATCGAAACTGTCCTCACCATCCGTCCTGGAATCACGGGCTTATGGCAAGTGTCAGGACGCAATGACATTCCTTATCCACAGCGCATCCGCATTGATGTGTATTACGCCAGCTTCCGAAACTTCTGGCTCGATCTGTGGATTGTCTTCAAAACGATCGGGGTTGTCATCTTCCCGAAAAACAACGGAGCTTACTAA
- a CDS encoding metal ABC transporter substrate-binding protein: MRRNPNHSPLVRLFAATLFVSGAAFGAFLISCGQSTSPQAQSSPAVSPSPAANTENRLRVVATFLPIYLFTKAVAGDAARVDILIKPGTEVHDYQSTPADVRTLSESNVVVKNGLGMEEFLDNTIKSAQNPKLKIVDASQGIKPVGELSQVVQTGKEHSHDHAEGNPHVWLDPVLAKQQVENIRDGLSAADPDNKAKYEANAAAYLQQLATLNQEFEQRLGKFRDRTFITFHDAFPYLAQRYNLKQVAVVEIPEDQLSPADVKETIDTVKQFQAKALFSEPGVDNKLLDGLSKDLNVKLRPLDSLEAGQTDPQHYFTAMRANLQTLEEAFK, translated from the coding sequence ATGAGAAGGAATCCAAATCATTCTCCGCTTGTCAGACTCTTTGCCGCGACGCTCTTTGTTTCTGGGGCTGCTTTTGGCGCATTTCTCATAAGCTGCGGACAATCCACCTCGCCTCAAGCCCAGTCTTCTCCTGCTGTCAGCCCCTCTCCCGCTGCAAATACAGAAAATCGATTGCGTGTCGTTGCTACGTTCCTGCCGATATACCTGTTTACGAAAGCAGTCGCGGGAGATGCTGCCCGAGTCGATATTTTGATCAAGCCTGGAACAGAGGTGCATGATTATCAATCCACGCCTGCCGATGTGAGAACGCTGTCAGAAAGCAATGTCGTCGTGAAAAACGGTTTGGGAATGGAGGAATTTCTGGACAACACCATCAAGAGTGCTCAAAATCCGAAGCTCAAAATTGTCGATGCGAGTCAGGGAATTAAACCCGTCGGTGAACTGTCTCAAGTTGTTCAAACTGGAAAAGAACATAGTCACGATCATGCTGAAGGAAATCCGCACGTTTGGCTTGATCCGGTTTTGGCAAAACAGCAAGTCGAAAATATTCGCGATGGATTGAGTGCAGCCGATCCAGACAACAAAGCAAAATATGAGGCAAACGCTGCGGCTTATCTCCAACAATTGGCGACCTTGAATCAGGAATTTGAGCAGCGATTAGGAAAATTTCGCGATCGCACGTTCATCACGTTTCACGATGCCTTCCCCTATCTCGCGCAACGTTACAACCTCAAACAAGTTGCAGTGGTTGAAATTCCCGAAGATCAACTCTCTCCGGCAGATGTAAAAGAAACGATCGACACCGTAAAACAATTCCAGGCAAAAGCGCTCTTTAGTGAACCTGGAGTCGATAACAAGCTGCTCGATGGTCTTTCTAAAGATCTCAATGTGAAGCTTCGTCCATTGGATTCTTTGGAAGCTGGACAAACTGATCCTCAGCATTATTTCACGGCAATGAGAGCCAACTTACAAACCTTAGAAGAAGCGTTCAAGTGA
- a CDS encoding NFACT family protein — MQPVDYTTLMAICAELRSQWLPARFEQAYQRDRFTVLLALRTLKKRGWLALSWHPQAARIHMSDPPPRDPDTFTFSQQLRHQLGGLALVDIQPVSPWERAIDLQFAQRPGEPALWHLYVEIMGQYSNAILVNQENAIVTAAHQVSSNQSSVRPIQTGQPYELPPARLDPAPNLQETIEKWRSRISLVPDSIRKNLVKSYRGLSSALVLSMLEKAELDPNRSTETLTDSDWKQLFECWQFWLSAIDKEQFHPGFTSQGYTVIWGDDSVSVQKMIDRYYRDQLNQQEFTQLRHQITQKLNNVLGKLRSKAAEFESRLDRSDRADQAKQQADLLMANLHQWEPGMKAIKLADFETGEPVKIPLDPEKNAVLNAQGFYKQHQKLKRTRAAIEPLLANVQTEVTYLEEIETAIAQFEKYETPDDLKGLEEIRDELVQEGYLEGSEYRKAATQQDSEIQPYRYKTPNGFELLVGRNNRQNDQLTFRTATEYDLWFHTQEIPGSHVLLRLEPGTIADETDLQFTANLAAYHSRARQSEQVPVIYTEPKHVYKPKGAKPGTVIYKQERVIWGQPQRGREIAIETKPIS; from the coding sequence ATGCAGCCAGTAGATTACACAACGCTGATGGCGATTTGTGCGGAATTACGATCGCAGTGGCTCCCCGCCCGATTCGAGCAAGCCTATCAACGCGATCGCTTCACCGTTCTCTTAGCGCTCCGAACTCTAAAGAAACGCGGCTGGCTCGCGCTTTCATGGCATCCCCAAGCCGCCAGAATTCACATGAGCGATCCGCCTCCACGCGATCCCGATACGTTTACCTTCAGTCAGCAATTGCGGCATCAATTAGGGGGACTCGCGTTAGTGGATATCCAACCTGTTTCACCGTGGGAAAGAGCGATCGATTTACAATTCGCACAGCGTCCGGGTGAACCTGCTCTGTGGCATCTCTATGTCGAGATCATGGGGCAATATAGCAACGCGATTTTGGTGAATCAAGAGAATGCGATCGTGACCGCAGCGCATCAAGTTAGCTCAAATCAGTCGAGTGTACGCCCGATTCAAACAGGTCAACCCTATGAGCTTCCGCCCGCTCGACTTGATCCAGCCCCAAACTTACAAGAAACTATAGAAAAATGGCGATCGCGGATCAGTCTCGTTCCTGATTCGATTCGCAAAAATCTTGTCAAATCTTACCGGGGTCTGAGTTCTGCACTCGTTCTGTCCATGTTGGAAAAAGCAGAATTAGATCCGAATCGATCGACTGAGACGCTGACAGATTCAGACTGGAAACAATTATTTGAATGCTGGCAGTTTTGGTTAAGCGCGATCGACAAAGAACAATTTCACCCCGGATTCACATCACAAGGCTATACCGTGATTTGGGGCGACGATTCGGTCAGCGTTCAGAAAATGATCGATCGCTATTATCGCGATCAGTTAAATCAGCAAGAATTCACTCAACTGAGACACCAAATTACTCAGAAGCTCAACAACGTTTTGGGGAAACTGCGATCGAAAGCCGCAGAGTTTGAGAGCCGATTGGATCGCTCTGATCGGGCTGACCAAGCAAAACAGCAAGCTGATCTATTAATGGCGAATCTGCACCAATGGGAACCCGGCATGAAGGCGATCAAGCTTGCTGATTTTGAAACGGGTGAACCTGTGAAAATCCCGCTTGACCCTGAGAAAAATGCAGTCCTGAACGCTCAAGGATTCTACAAGCAACATCAGAAATTGAAGCGGACTCGTGCAGCGATCGAACCTTTGCTTGCGAACGTTCAAACTGAAGTCACTTATTTAGAAGAGATTGAAACCGCGATCGCTCAATTTGAGAAATACGAAACGCCAGATGATCTCAAAGGACTCGAAGAAATCCGCGATGAACTCGTGCAAGAAGGCTATCTCGAAGGTTCGGAATATCGAAAAGCTGCTACTCAACAAGATTCCGAAATTCAGCCGTACCGCTACAAAACGCCGAACGGCTTCGAGCTTCTAGTTGGACGAAACAATCGCCAAAATGATCAACTCACCTTCCGAACCGCGACCGAATACGATTTGTGGTTTCACACTCAGGAAATTCCGGGCAGTCACGTCTTGCTGAGATTGGAACCGGGCACGATCGCAGACGAAACTGATCTTCAATTCACAGCAAATTTAGCGGCTTATCACAGTCGCGCTCGTCAAAGCGAACAAGTTCCGGTGATTTACACGGAGCCGAAGCACGTCTACAAACCGAAGGGCGCAAAGCCTGGAACCGTGATCTACAAACAAGAGCGGGTTATTTGGGGACAACCGCAGCGGGGCAGAGAAATCGCGATCGAGACTAAACCTATCAGTTAA
- the gmd gene encoding GDP-mannose 4,6-dehydratase, giving the protein MTQRKRALLTGITGQDGSYLGELLLEQGYEVHGIIRRTSTFNTDRIDHIYEDPHVEGARLFLHYGDLTDGTTLRRILEEVQPQEIYNLGAQSHVRVSFDAPEYTADAVGMGALRILEAARDYQQRTGLEVRYYQAGSSEMYGKVQAVPQTEETPFYPRSPYACAKVFAHWQTVNYRESYNMFACNGILFNHESPRRGETFVTRKITRAVARIVAGQQKKLYMGNLDAKRDWGYAKDYVRAMWLMLQQDQPDDYVVATGETHSVHEFLDIAFGRVNLDWHDYVEFDERYLRPAEVDLLIGDPAKAKKLLNWEPSVTFEELVHLMVDADLQALGINTNGNGESKVADYATIRQSLIGVSF; this is encoded by the coding sequence ATGACGCAACGTAAACGTGCACTGTTAACAGGTATCACAGGTCAAGATGGCTCATACTTAGGAGAGTTATTACTAGAACAAGGCTACGAAGTTCACGGCATCATTCGCCGGACTTCCACCTTCAATACCGATCGTATTGATCACATCTACGAAGACCCGCACGTTGAAGGGGCGCGGCTCTTTTTACACTACGGCGATCTCACAGACGGTACGACCTTACGCCGCATTCTCGAAGAAGTTCAACCGCAAGAAATCTACAACCTAGGCGCACAGTCTCACGTCCGAGTCAGTTTCGATGCTCCTGAATACACCGCTGATGCCGTCGGAATGGGCGCACTGAGAATTCTCGAAGCGGCTCGTGACTATCAGCAACGCACCGGGTTAGAAGTTCGCTACTATCAAGCGGGTTCTTCTGAAATGTACGGAAAGGTGCAAGCCGTTCCTCAAACCGAAGAAACACCGTTTTATCCTCGTAGCCCTTACGCCTGCGCGAAAGTGTTCGCTCACTGGCAAACTGTAAACTACCGCGAATCCTACAATATGTTCGCGTGTAACGGCATCCTGTTTAATCATGAATCTCCTCGTCGTGGTGAAACGTTCGTGACCCGGAAGATCACTCGCGCTGTCGCTCGAATCGTGGCTGGACAACAGAAGAAGCTCTACATGGGCAACCTTGATGCAAAACGCGACTGGGGTTATGCCAAGGATTATGTCCGGGCGATGTGGTTGATGTTACAGCAAGACCAGCCTGATGATTATGTCGTGGCAACGGGTGAAACTCATTCAGTTCACGAATTTCTCGATATCGCCTTCGGACGGGTGAATCTTGACTGGCACGATTACGTTGAATTCGATGAGCGCTATCTACGTCCGGCAGAAGTCGATCTGCTGATCGGTGATCCAGCGAAAGCGAAAAAGCTTTTGAACTGGGAACCGTCTGTGACGTTTGAAGAGTTAGTGCATCTGATGGTGGATGCTGACCTGCAAGCGTTAGGAATTAACACGAACGGCAACGGAGAATCGAAAGTCGCAGACTACGCAACGATTCGCCAAAGTTTGATTGGGGTGTCTTTTTAG
- a CDS encoding glycosyltransferase encodes MNLKYALVHEWLTPKATGGSELVVQEILKHIDADLYALIDFESTNPKSYLYQRKIGTTFLQKFPLARNGVQKYLPFLPIAIEQLDLHEYDVILSSYHAVAKGVITAPNQLHICYCHAPMRYVWDMTFEYLRNSRAGRGIPGIFTRYLLHQLRQWDVIASNRVDYFIANSQHTARRIWRCYRRSAEVIYPPVNVDRFPFEAQKQDFYLTVSRLVGYKKIPLIVQAFNQLNLPLVVIGSGAELKQIQQIAKPNIQILGWQPDHVVEQYMKQAKAFIYAAYEDFGIAPVEAQACGTPVIAYGAGGTAETVRDLRTSQDGTGILFSNQTEAAIVEAVHAFEQHRSHFHPENARSHSLKFHPDLFKQRYLEFIDRAYQEFQTRIDFKNDPIR; translated from the coding sequence GTGAATTTAAAGTACGCATTAGTGCATGAATGGCTGACCCCGAAAGCGACAGGCGGATCAGAACTCGTCGTGCAAGAAATTTTGAAACATATTGATGCCGATTTATATGCACTCATCGACTTTGAATCGACGAATCCGAAAAGTTACTTATACCAACGAAAGATTGGTACAACATTTCTCCAAAAATTTCCCCTTGCGCGAAATGGAGTTCAGAAATATCTGCCCTTTTTACCGATCGCGATCGAACAACTTGATCTGCACGAATACGACGTTATTTTGTCCTCGTATCATGCGGTTGCGAAAGGTGTGATCACGGCACCGAATCAACTTCATATTTGTTATTGTCATGCTCCGATGCGCTATGTGTGGGATATGACCTTCGAGTATCTCCGTAATAGTCGTGCAGGTCGCGGAATTCCGGGTATTTTTACGCGATATCTCCTGCATCAATTACGACAATGGGATGTAATTGCATCGAATCGAGTTGATTATTTTATCGCCAATTCTCAACATACGGCTCGAAGAATTTGGCGCTGTTATCGACGTTCCGCAGAAGTAATTTATCCGCCTGTAAATGTCGATCGCTTTCCATTTGAAGCGCAAAAACAAGACTTTTATCTCACCGTTTCACGTCTGGTTGGCTATAAAAAAATCCCGTTAATTGTTCAAGCATTCAATCAGCTAAATCTTCCATTAGTAGTGATTGGAAGTGGAGCCGAATTAAAGCAAATTCAACAGATTGCTAAACCGAATATTCAAATTTTAGGATGGCAACCGGATCACGTTGTAGAGCAGTATATGAAACAAGCCAAAGCGTTTATTTATGCCGCCTACGAAGATTTTGGGATCGCGCCCGTAGAAGCGCAAGCCTGCGGAACTCCAGTTATTGCCTACGGTGCAGGCGGAACGGCAGAAACTGTGAGAGACTTACGAACATCTCAAGATGGAACGGGCATTCTGTTCTCAAATCAAACAGAAGCCGCGATCGTTGAAGCCGTCCATGCTTTTGAGCAACACCGATCCCATTTTCATCCCGAAAATGCGCGATCGCACTCGCTCAAATTTCATCCAGATTTGTTTAAACAGCGGTATCTTGAATTTATCGATCGAGCCTATCAAGAATTTCAAACCCGGATTGATTTCAAAAACGACCCAATTCGCTAA
- a CDS encoding metal ABC transporter ATP-binding protein, with protein sequence MISPIVKVEGLTVLRGRYVALENVSFEIPTGSSAAIVGPNGSGKSTLVQAILDLIPKASGSIEILGRPVRRLGNLRSQIGYMPQNFIFDRSFPISVAELVALGQSGGYKKAAISQALRRVNAYHLWDQAIGTLSGGELKRVLLAYCLVTPRKLLVLDEAFAEVDVQGEAEFFDLLNELRHEENWTVLQVSHDLDMVNRHCDFVLCLNRSLICTGEPEIALSRDNLLQTYGSGFSRYRHQH encoded by the coding sequence GTGATTAGCCCGATCGTCAAAGTAGAAGGATTGACCGTTCTAAGAGGACGGTATGTCGCGTTAGAAAATGTTTCGTTTGAGATTCCTACTGGAAGTTCAGCCGCGATCGTCGGTCCAAATGGCTCAGGAAAAAGTACGCTCGTGCAGGCAATTTTAGATCTAATCCCAAAGGCATCTGGATCGATCGAGATTCTCGGTCGTCCGGTTCGTCGCTTGGGAAATTTGCGATCGCAAATCGGTTACATGCCGCAGAATTTCATTTTCGATCGCAGCTTTCCTATTTCTGTTGCTGAACTAGTCGCTTTAGGTCAAAGCGGCGGATATAAAAAGGCTGCAATCTCTCAAGCGCTACGGCGAGTGAATGCTTATCATTTGTGGGATCAAGCGATCGGAACTTTGAGCGGGGGTGAACTTAAGCGGGTTTTGCTTGCCTATTGTTTAGTGACTCCTCGAAAATTGCTTGTCCTTGATGAAGCGTTCGCGGAGGTCGATGTTCAGGGTGAAGCAGAATTTTTTGACTTGCTGAATGAGCTTCGGCATGAAGAAAACTGGACAGTCTTGCAGGTTTCGCACGATCTTGATATGGTCAATCGACACTGTGACTTTGTGCTGTGTCTTAATCGATCGCTGATTTGCACCGGAGAACCAGAAATCGCTTTATCTCGTGATAATTTGCTTCAAACTTATGGATCTGGTTTTAGCCGCTACCGACATCAACACTGA
- a CDS encoding GDP-L-fucose synthase has protein sequence MTSTTLDLQNKRILVTGGAGFLGRQVVHQLCEAGADPQKITVPRSQDFDLRKMENCQRAVDQQDVVIHLAAHVGGIGLNREKPAELFYDNLMMGTQLIHAAYEAGVQKFVCAGTICAYPKFTPVPFKEDDIWNGYPEETNAPYGIAKKALLVQLQSYRQQYEFDGIYLLPVNLYGPGDNFDPRSSHVIPALVRKVHEAQQQGLSQLPVWGDGSPTREFLYVDDAARGIVVATQKFSDPDPVNLGTGEEISIRDLITLLCDLMEFKGEIVWETDKPNGQPRRCLDTERAKERFGFTAEVGFEQGLKNTIDWYRQNAQ, from the coding sequence ATGACCTCAACAACTTTAGATCTCCAAAACAAGCGCATTCTGGTGACAGGTGGAGCAGGGTTTCTCGGTCGTCAAGTGGTTCACCAACTGTGTGAAGCGGGGGCTGATCCACAAAAGATTACGGTGCCGCGATCGCAAGATTTTGATCTCCGCAAGATGGAAAATTGCCAGCGTGCGGTGGATCAGCAAGATGTTGTGATTCATTTAGCGGCGCACGTTGGGGGCATCGGTCTAAATCGCGAAAAACCTGCTGAGTTGTTCTATGACAACTTGATGATGGGAACGCAACTCATTCATGCTGCTTACGAGGCAGGTGTACAGAAGTTCGTTTGTGCAGGAACGATTTGTGCGTATCCCAAATTCACACCTGTTCCATTTAAGGAAGATGACATCTGGAACGGCTACCCCGAAGAAACCAATGCGCCGTATGGCATCGCCAAGAAAGCGCTTTTGGTGCAGCTTCAGTCGTATCGTCAACAGTACGAATTCGATGGGATCTACTTGCTGCCTGTGAATCTGTACGGACCTGGAGACAATTTTGATCCGCGTAGTTCTCACGTGATTCCGGCATTGGTTCGGAAAGTGCATGAGGCACAACAGCAAGGATTATCCCAGCTTCCAGTTTGGGGTGATGGTAGTCCAACCCGCGAATTTCTCTATGTCGATGATGCGGCACGAGGAATTGTAGTTGCGACTCAAAAATTTAGTGATCCTGATCCAGTGAATTTGGGTACGGGCGAGGAAATTTCGATTCGTGATTTGATTACGCTGCTATGCGACTTGATGGAGTTCAAAGGCGAGATTGTTTGGGAAACTGACAAGCCGAATGGTCAACCGCGTCGTTGTTTAGATACTGAACGAGCGAAAGAGCGCTTCGGATTTACGGCTGAAGTCGGCTTTGAGCAAGGATTGAAAAATACGATCGATTGGTATCGCCAAAACGCACAGTAG